The following coding sequences lie in one Methanopyrus sp. SNP6 genomic window:
- a CDS encoding IGHMBP2 family helicase, translating into MKEVLIKGFSPGDSPRDVLDTLSSLGVRPHEVGKIWLANRAALCQVEPRAAQRLLRHADVKVPTGEESEEIKVVDAYVKKFQRLVQLEREAEMRAMEKEIRKLSGKEREKKGRAVLGLRGTRAGREVGGYYLVKYGRSREIDTQISVGDLVLVSRGDPLKSDLTGTVVEKTKRSITVAFDSPPPKWAVGDGIRIDLYANDVTFQRMMEALERIRHAEGRLRELRNTIIGLNDPGDAEPEDVDFVDTDLNYSQREAVEHALGAPDFFLIHGPPGAGKTRTITEVIVQEVRRGNKVLATAESNIAADNILDYLIERGVEAVRVGHPARVSKSLKERTLSAIVENHPLYKKAESLRERAYRLIEKRDRYQRPVPRWRRGMSDETILYLAREGKGARGVPPRVIRSMAKWIHINRKVQKLFEEAERLEERAIREVLEEAEVVVTTNAGAGLEFLEDVEFDVAVIDEGSQATEPSALIPISRAKRFIMAGDHKQLPPTILSEKAQPELSRTLFERLIEKHPKLSRMLRVQYRMHESIMEFPNREFYNGKLEAHSSVRRHTLEDLGVGEPEVGRPWADILRPKEPLGFVDTSHLPERLRRERRRPGSKSRENPMEVAIVAFLSEQLVRQGLSQEDLAVISPYDDQVDLISKALDELGLDDVEVNTVDGFQGREKEAVIVSFVRSNPRGEIGFLKDMRRLNVAITRPRRKLICIGDSGTLSSHPTYRRFIEYVKKSGALIKPDELREVAPYLDLVRLAHGRAGG; encoded by the coding sequence ATGAAGGAAGTGTTGATCAAAGGGTTTAGTCCGGGGGACTCTCCGAGAGATGTCCTGGATACACTATCCTCACTCGGTGTAAGACCACACGAAGTCGGTAAAATCTGGCTGGCTAACCGAGCCGCGCTGTGCCAGGTCGAGCCTCGTGCGGCTCAACGTCTCCTAAGACATGCTGACGTGAAAGTACCTACGGGAGAGGAATCCGAGGAGATTAAGGTAGTAGACGCCTACGTCAAGAAGTTCCAGAGGCTAGTCCAGCTGGAGCGGGAAGCTGAGATGAGGGCGATGGAAAAGGAAATCAGGAAACTTTCAGGCAAGGAACGTGAGAAGAAAGGAAGAGCAGTACTCGGTTTGCGTGGTACGAGGGCCGGTCGGGAAGTCGGAGGTTACTATCTGGTGAAGTACGGCCGGTCCAGAGAGATAGATACACAAATATCCGTGGGCGATCTTGTCCTCGTGAGCCGCGGTGATCCACTGAAGAGTGATCTCACTGGAACCGTGGTGGAGAAGACCAAACGCTCGATTACGGTTGCCTTCGATAGCCCCCCACCCAAGTGGGCTGTGGGCGATGGGATCAGGATCGACCTATACGCTAACGACGTCACTTTCCAGCGCATGATGGAGGCGCTAGAACGAATAAGACACGCTGAGGGTCGACTCCGAGAGCTCAGGAATACGATCATCGGACTCAACGATCCGGGCGACGCGGAGCCAGAGGACGTGGACTTCGTCGATACTGACCTTAACTATTCCCAGCGGGAGGCCGTGGAACACGCCCTAGGGGCGCCGGATTTCTTCCTAATTCACGGTCCTCCGGGTGCGGGTAAGACCCGAACGATCACCGAAGTGATCGTCCAGGAGGTCCGGCGTGGTAACAAGGTCCTCGCGACGGCCGAGTCTAACATCGCCGCGGACAACATCTTGGATTATTTGATAGAGCGTGGCGTGGAGGCTGTTAGAGTCGGGCACCCTGCCCGTGTCTCCAAGAGTCTTAAGGAGCGGACACTTAGCGCGATCGTGGAAAATCACCCACTGTACAAGAAGGCGGAGAGCCTCCGGGAGCGCGCTTACAGGCTCATTGAGAAGCGTGATCGATACCAGCGCCCGGTGCCCAGGTGGCGTCGAGGAATGTCCGACGAGACCATACTCTACCTAGCGAGAGAGGGTAAGGGAGCCCGAGGTGTTCCGCCGCGTGTAATCCGGAGTATGGCTAAATGGATCCACATCAACAGGAAGGTCCAGAAACTCTTCGAGGAGGCGGAGCGACTGGAAGAGCGCGCTATCCGAGAAGTACTAGAGGAAGCCGAAGTCGTGGTCACTACGAACGCCGGCGCAGGGTTGGAGTTCCTCGAAGACGTCGAGTTCGACGTCGCCGTAATCGACGAAGGATCGCAAGCCACGGAACCTTCAGCGCTCATCCCGATCTCCAGGGCTAAGAGGTTCATCATGGCGGGAGACCACAAGCAGTTGCCCCCGACTATCTTAAGTGAAAAGGCTCAGCCGGAGCTCTCTCGCACGCTCTTCGAGCGTTTGATCGAAAAGCACCCGAAGCTCTCCAGGATGCTGAGAGTGCAGTACAGGATGCACGAGAGCATCATGGAATTCCCGAACCGAGAGTTTTACAACGGTAAGCTCGAGGCTCACTCGAGCGTCCGTCGTCACACGCTCGAGGACTTAGGTGTCGGCGAGCCCGAAGTAGGCAGACCCTGGGCTGATATCTTACGCCCTAAGGAGCCGCTGGGGTTCGTGGATACATCGCACTTACCAGAACGCTTGCGGAGGGAGCGACGCCGTCCCGGCTCCAAATCCCGTGAAAATCCGATGGAGGTCGCGATAGTCGCCTTTTTGTCGGAACAACTGGTTCGGCAGGGGTTATCTCAGGAGGATCTAGCAGTTATCAGTCCGTACGACGACCAGGTGGACCTGATTTCGAAGGCCCTCGACGAACTCGGGCTCGACGACGTCGAGGTGAACACGGTCGACGGGTTCCAGGGTCGGGAGAAGGAGGCCGTGATCGTATCCTTCGTCCGAAGCAATCCTAGAGGTGAAATAGGGTTCCTAAAGGACATGAGGAGGTTGAACGTCGCTATCACTAGGCCTAGGCGGAAACTCATTTGTATCGGAGATTCCGGCACGCTTTCCAGCCATCCGACGTACCGCAGGTTCATCGAGTACGTCAAGAAAAGCGGCGCACTGATAAAGCCGGACGAGCTGCGCGAGGTGGCTCCCTACTTAGACCTGGTCCGCTTAGCACACGGACGTGCCGGGGGGTGA
- the nadA gene encoding quinolinate synthase NadA encodes METFVLAHNYQRPDVQLMADCVGDSLEMALEAREIDADRIVMCGVDFMAEVVKALNPDREVVVPDHRAACGMAMRLRVEELREFRREHPDAAVVAYVNTSAEVKAEADVMCTSANAVEVVSSLPEDKIIFVPDGNLAAWVQKHVPDKEIIPFPEHGSCPVHHSLSPSDLRELCSRHPDAAVVVHPECPPEVCAMADFVGSTSQIRRYCEKENISKIVMGTEEGLAFRIRRETGTEVIVPGHMVCADMKINTGEKVERVLEARHVPKPLIVELDSDLISQVEEIVEEMFRLTR; translated from the coding sequence GTGGAAACGTTCGTGCTGGCTCACAACTATCAGCGGCCCGATGTGCAACTCATGGCGGACTGCGTCGGGGATTCGCTAGAGATGGCCCTAGAGGCCCGGGAGATCGATGCTGATCGTATCGTAATGTGCGGAGTGGATTTCATGGCGGAGGTTGTGAAGGCACTCAACCCCGATCGTGAAGTCGTCGTGCCCGACCACCGCGCTGCGTGCGGTATGGCCATGCGGCTCAGGGTGGAAGAGCTGCGAGAGTTTCGCCGCGAGCATCCAGACGCCGCCGTGGTCGCGTACGTCAACACGAGCGCCGAGGTGAAAGCTGAGGCTGACGTGATGTGTACCAGTGCCAACGCTGTCGAAGTCGTATCCTCACTCCCTGAGGATAAGATCATCTTCGTTCCCGACGGTAACCTCGCGGCTTGGGTGCAAAAACACGTGCCGGACAAGGAAATAATTCCGTTCCCCGAGCATGGTAGCTGCCCCGTTCATCACTCGCTGTCTCCTTCTGACTTACGCGAACTGTGTTCTCGACATCCGGACGCCGCCGTCGTGGTACACCCGGAATGTCCCCCTGAGGTATGCGCGATGGCGGATTTCGTCGGCTCCACGTCCCAAATACGTCGATACTGTGAAAAGGAGAACATCAGTAAAATCGTGATGGGAACCGAGGAAGGCCTCGCCTTCCGGATACGTCGCGAAACTGGCACTGAAGTCATCGTCCCTGGTCATATGGTGTGTGCCGATATGAAAATCAACACGGGAGAAAAAGTCGAAAGAGTGCTCGAGGCCCGACACGTCCCGAAACCGCTCATAGTGGAGCTGGACTCCGACCTCATCTCTCAGGTCGAAGAAATCGTCGAGGAGATGTTCAGACTTACGAGGTGA
- a CDS encoding TatD family hydrolase, with the protein MATDVHLHFNPVKGDGYKVFEKFYRAGGTGFVSPVLTLRSYRIHGYSREDFERAYLLHLEGVRYGKLEYPLRGYAALGWHPAEVTTLAEERPEEEVLNVAETVCGLIEKFAAEYEEVVAVGEVGHPHYPVPAEVKRVCHKVFIRFLELAKDLDLPVIYHGPKASGKHYMRLYEYLKDVGFDFDRFVRHRATSDVSAARNVGVWPSVPASRRSVREAAEHGPEFMLESDYLDDPKRPNAALPLRSVPKAARILRTIDPDLVPKVMIEIPEHVFGVEFEPLV; encoded by the coding sequence GTGGCTACTGACGTACATCTTCACTTCAATCCGGTGAAAGGTGACGGGTACAAGGTCTTTGAGAAGTTCTATCGAGCTGGGGGTACCGGGTTCGTATCCCCGGTTCTAACGCTTCGGAGCTATCGAATCCACGGATACAGTAGGGAAGACTTCGAGCGCGCTTACCTGTTACATCTCGAAGGGGTCCGGTACGGCAAGCTCGAGTATCCGCTGAGAGGATATGCGGCCTTAGGCTGGCACCCGGCCGAGGTGACGACGCTGGCCGAAGAGCGTCCCGAAGAGGAAGTGCTAAACGTCGCAGAAACCGTGTGCGGTCTCATCGAGAAATTCGCCGCCGAGTACGAAGAGGTAGTCGCAGTGGGCGAAGTAGGTCATCCCCACTATCCCGTGCCCGCTGAGGTGAAGCGTGTGTGCCACAAGGTGTTCATCAGGTTCCTGGAGCTGGCCAAAGATCTGGACTTGCCGGTGATTTACCATGGACCCAAAGCCTCGGGGAAGCACTACATGCGACTGTACGAGTACTTAAAAGACGTCGGATTCGACTTCGACAGGTTCGTGAGGCATCGGGCGACATCCGACGTCTCCGCAGCCCGAAACGTAGGAGTGTGGCCCTCAGTACCAGCCTCTCGGCGATCAGTACGGGAAGCCGCGGAGCACGGTCCGGAGTTCATGCTGGAGAGCGACTACTTGGACGACCCTAAGCGTCCCAACGCCGCCCTACCTCTCCGTTCGGTGCCCAAAGCTGCCAGAATCCTCCGTACCATCGATCCGGACCTCGTACCCAAGGTAATGATCGAAATTCCAGAACACGTATTCGGGGTCGAGTTCGAGCCGTTGGTTTAG